A region from the Coffea eugenioides isolate CCC68of chromosome 9, Ceug_1.0, whole genome shotgun sequence genome encodes:
- the LOC113783347 gene encoding uncharacterized protein LOC113783347 produces MERNVGKGMMGLPKNYEQVRYSSVETRAEGIGSANQRFFQDPASSINTNIRPPEFGIPVVARPVLNYSIQTGEEFALEFMRDRVNPRQQFIPNASGAEHSGASSYTDLKGILGITSTGSESGSEVSMIPSAGKSQVQVHQRNNSMATEEKDFYQPVQTVIRSSSGNNISHGVHNRGQPRSVDTSAAKLKFLCSFGGKIMPRPSDGKLRYVGGETRIVRVNRDVSWEELLQKTMAIYNQTRVIKYQLPGEDLDALVSVSCNEDLRNMIDECNVLEEGGTQKPRMFLFSPSDLDDSQLSLGSMEGDSEFQYVVAVNGMDFGSRRNSIGLASTSGNNLDELLGFSVERESSRVAADLTGSNTAQPMDEMYVSSQSSQTMGQSLSHAFESNPHSYHGNKVLGEVEMRLLPNFQQRESLPKTDGQSFVQSSATLQYTYNSHGSHQPVNVENLVPHSSQGHIVRQGGLTQEQPYVSLLIHKPEPLATEMKINRDNSIKKKSESYTDQSVDNDVLVKETKMRRENSTQRITEPEKMQPSGGKNIVSSTQHDFYASDLASKDEASVARSAEHPGPAAVHLKTSEKDQEPLQNSVTPEAFEEEKADKFNEEGHLYLSGKASADGCGDLDTHPTDASHEPQVLAQRIFRSERIPREQAGLNRLSKSDDSSGAQFLITHTQSDVAQHFTESVDRLHERNADGTESSDKMQERNVASQTEKFLPSGKPQHHHLPATGNKREVTEKSIEADSKATFPNSGISQEASGSNLQKSEQKAPVIPEKEISGSSCLAASQGISEKVHDESTAKLMELPLGEIAAIRMDPSTKKVQILPTVGKEHPVAASPEEKPSTSVSVQEQGDILIDINDRFHPHFLSDMFSKAKIDGTRVAPLPSDGNGLSLNMENHEPKRWSFFQKLAQDDFVRRDVSLIDQDHVGFSPRTNVEDVVSVDYSFAPSRDVGVAVGHIDSQINFGSDVQQQSRGFVEPNTMNVPTDYNPSQTTSLQSMQFDGPMNSRIPESDYQDEKIEAQHAGFPLIDLSLVDFDPSSLQIIMNEDLEELRELGSGTFGTVYHGKWRGTDVAIKRIKKSCFTGRSSEQERLTVEFWREAEILSKLHHPNVVAFYGVVQDGPGGTLATVTEFMVNGSLRHVLLSKDRHLDRRKRLTIAMDAAFGMEYLHSKNIVHFDLKCDNLLVNLKDPSRPICKVGDFGLSKIKRNTLVTGGVRGTLPWMAPELLNGSSSKVSEKVDVFSFGIVLWEILTGEEPYANMHYGAIIGGIVNNTLRPPVPSYCDPDWRLLMEQCWAPDPAARPSFTEIARRLRLMSTAGPTRTQGYTKQNQLSK; encoded by the exons ATGGAGAGAAATGTGGGAAAAGGTATGATGGGCCTGCCAAAAAACTATGAACAGGTCAGATACAGTTCTGTGGAAACCAGAGCTGAAGGAATTGGTTCTGCAAATCAAAGATTTTTCCAGGATCCTGCCAGTTCTATTAACACTAACATAAGACCACCTGAGTTTGGTATACCAGTTGTAGCTAGACCTGTTTTGAACTATTCCATTCAGACCGGCGAGGAGTTTGCTCTTGAATTTATGCGTGACAGGGTAAATCCAAGGCAGCAATTCATCCCGAATGCTTCTGGTGCCGAACACAGTGGTGCATCCTCTTATACAGATTTGAAGGGAATCCTGGGAATAACTAGTACTGGTTCTGAGAGTGGGTCAGAAGTCTCCATGATTCCCTCAGCAGGAAAGAGTCAAGTTCAGGTTCATCAAAGAAACAATTCTATGGCAACTGAAGAAAAGGATTTCTATCAGCCAGTGCAGACGGTAATTCGAAGCTCATCTGGAAATAACATTAGTCATGGTGTTCATAATCGGGGTCAACCTCGATCTGTGGATACTTCAGCAGCAAAATTGAAGTTTCTCTGCAGCTTTGGTGGTAAAATCATGCCTCGTCCCAGTGATGGAAAGTTGAGATATGTGGGTGGTGAAACGCGTATAGTTCGGGTAAACAGAGATGTATCTTGGGAGGAGCTTTTGCAGAAAACCATGGCAATCTACAATCAAACTCGTGTGATTAAATACCAGCTTCCTGGAGAGGATCTCGATGCTTTGGTGTCAGTCTCCTGCAATGAGGACCTACGAAATATGATTGACGAATGTAATGTGCTTGAAGAAGGTGGCACCCAGAAACCTAGGATGTTTCTGTTTTCGCCCAGTGACTTGGATGATTCTCAGCTTAGCCTTGGAAGCATGGAAGGTGATTCTGAGTTTCAGTATGTTGTTGCTGTGAATGGCATGGACTTTGGCTCAAGAAGAAACTCTATCGGTCTGGCAAGCACATCAGGAAACAATTTGGATGAGTTGCTGGGTTTCAGTGTTGAAAGGGAGTCCAGTCGAGTTGCAGCAGACTTGACTGGTAGTAATACTGCACAACCAATGGATGAGATGTATGTTTCTAGTCAATCTTCTCAAACCATGGGGCAGAGTTTATCACATGCTTTTGAGTCTAATCCTCATAGTTACCACGGTAATAAAGTACTAGGAGAGGTTGAGATGCGTCTGTTACCCAATTTTCAACAGAGAGAGAGTCTCCCCAAGACAGATGGCCAAAGCTTTGTTCAGTCTTCTGCTACATTGCAGTATACTTATAATTCTCACGGATCCCACCAACCAGTCAATGTAGAAAACTTGGTTCCACATTCTAGCCAAGGGCATATTGTCCGACAGGGTGGTCTTACACAAGAGCAGCCATATGTCAGCTTGCTAATACACAAACCAGAACCATTAGCAACTGAGATGAAAATTAATAGGGATAACTCAATCAAGAAGAAATCTGAATCTTATACAGATCAATCTGTAGATAACGATGTACTTGTCAAGGAGACAAAGATGAGGAGAGAGAATTCAACTCAGAGAATTACTGAACCTGAGAAAATGCAGCCTTCAGGAGGCAAGAACATTGTTTCTTCAACACAGCATGACTTTTATGCTTCAGATTTGGCTTCTAAAGATGAAGCATCAGTCGCCCGTTCTGCAGAGCATCCAGGGCCTGCAGCAGTACATTTGAAAACTAGTGAAAAGGACCAGGAACCTTTACAGAACTCAGTGACTCCTGAAGCATTTGAGGAAGAGAAAGCAGATAAGTTCAATGAAGAGGGTCATCTTTATTTATCTGGTAAAGCATCTGCCGATGGCTGTGGTGATTTAGATACCCATCCAACTGATGCTAGCCATGAACCACAAGTGCTTGCTCAGCGGATTTTTCGTTCAGAAAGAATACCAAGAGAACAAGCAGGGTTAAATCGTCTATCCAAATCTGATGATTCCTCTGGTGCCCAGTTTCTGATAACACACACGCAATCTGATGTTGCCCAGCATTTCACTGAATCAGTTGATCGGTTGCATGAAAGGAATGCAGATGGCACAGAATCATCTGACAAGATGCAGGAAAGAAATGTAGCCTCACAGACTGAGAAATTTTTACCTTCTGGTAAACCTCAGCACCATCATTTGCCCGCCACTGGAAACAAACGGGAAGTTACGGAGAAGTCCATTGAGGCAGATAGTAAAGCCACTTTTCCAAATTCCGGTATTAGTCAAGAAGCTTCTGGGTCAAATCTTCAGAAGTCTGAGCAAAAAGCTCCTGTAATTCCTGAAAAGGAAATTTCTGGTTCAAGTTGTCTTGCTGCTAGCCAAGGGATTTCTGAGAAAGTTCATGATGAGTCTACTGCCAAGTTAATGGAGCTTCCCTTGGGTGAGATAGCTGCCATAAGAATGGACCCAAGTACCAAAAAGGTTCAAATATTGCCTACTGTTGGAAAAGAGCATCCAGTTGCAGCTAGTCCTGAAGAAAAGCCTTCTACTAGTGTCAGTGTCCAAGAGCAAGGGGACATCCTTATTGACATTAATGATCGATTTCATCCTCATTTCTTGTCTGATATGTTTTCAAAGGCTAAGATAGACGGCACAAGGGTTGCTCCACTGCCTAGTGATGGAAATGGGTTGAGCTTGAATATGGAGAATCATGAACCTAAGCGCTGGTCATTCTTCCAGAAGTTGGCCCAAGATGATTTTGTGAGAAGAGATGTCTCTCTTATCGATCAGGACCATGTTGGTTTCTCACCACGTACTAATGTTGAAGATGTCGTATCAGTGGACTATAGCTTTGCACCTTCTAGAGATGTTGGAGTTGCAGTGGGTCATATTGATTCTCAAATAAATTTTGGTTCTGATGTTCAGCAGCAATCTCGTGGTTTTGTTGAACCTAATACTATGAATGTGCCTACAGATTACAATCCTTCTCAGACCACTAGCCTACAGAGCATGCAGTTTGATGGTCCAATGAATTCAAGGATACCCGAGAGTGATTATCAG GATGAGAAGATAGAAGCTCAGCATGCAGGCTTTCCTCTTATTGACCTCTCCCTGGTAGACTTTGATCCTAGTAGCTTGCAG ATCATCATGAATGAAGATCTTGAAGAGTTAAGGGAATTGGGATCTGGAACATTTGGGACTGTGTACCATGGAAAATGGAGGGGAACAGATGTCGCCATTAAGAGGATAAAGAAGAGCTGTTTCACTGGTCGGTCATCAGAGCAGGAGAGATTG ACTGTAGAGTTCTGGCGTGAAGCTGAAATCCTCTCAAAGCTTCATCATCCAAATGTGGTGGCATTTTATGGTGTAGTGCAAGATGGTCCTGGTGGAACACTTGCAACAGTCACTGAGTTCATGGTGAATGGTTCCCTCAGACATGTCTTGCTCTCAAAGGACCG GCATCTTGATCGTCGTAAGCGGCTGACAATTGCGATGGATGCAGCTTTTGGAATGGAATATTTGCACTCCAAGAATATTGTGCACTTTGATTTGAAATGTGATAACTTGCTTGTCAACTTGAAGGATCCTTCTCGCCCTATCTGCAAG GTGGGTGACTTTGGGctgtcaaaaatcaaaagaaatacCTTGGTTACTGGTGGTGTTAGGGGAACGCTTCCATGGATGGCTCCAGAACTATTGAATGGCAGCAGTAGTAAGGTTTCTGAAAAG GTTGATGTCTTCTCCTTTGGAATTGTACTTTGGGAGATTCTTACTGGTGAAGAACCTTATGCCAATATGCATTACGGAGCAATCATAG GGGGTATAGTGAACAACACATTGAGGCCACCTGTGCCAAGCTACTGTGACCCTGATTGGAGATTACTCATGGAACAGTGTTGGGCTCCAGATCCTGCTGCACGTCCATCATTCACTGAAATTGCCAGACGCTTACGCTTGATGTCTACAGCAGGTCCGACTAGAACACAAGGTTATACGAAACAAAACCAGTTATCCAAGTGA